Proteins encoded within one genomic window of Candidatus Woesearchaeota archaeon:
- a CDS encoding winged helix-turn-helix transcriptional regulator codes for MVNTRQKIIDYLKKADWPSTTEDIAADVKVSWNTAQVHLLKLLHEGIVRYKKVGRQNQFWLNAGYEKYFKGEKK; via the coding sequence ATGGTTAATACAAGACAGAAGATCATAGATTATCTGAAAAAAGCAGACTGGCCATCAACTACTGAAGACATAGCTGCTGATGTAAAGGTTTCTTGGAATACAGCACAGGTTCATCTTCTAAAATTACTTCATGAAGGTATTGTTCGATATAAAAAAGTTGGAAGGCAGAATCAATTCTGGCTAAATGCAGGATATGAAAAATACTTTAAGGGGGAGAAAAAATGA
- the tnpA gene encoding IS200/IS605 family transposase, which yields MTVYQTHAYKHGVGWSTWHFQWVTKYRRKVFEDVELQKLCEIFLYEIAKRHDFAIDELEVALDHVHVVASLRPSMSPSHAVQLMKGYTARMLFIAEPEKLGRFYWERKGKRSLWGDGKFIASVGHITLQMAKDYVKNHEARHAKNHSYQKNPHPLGLGSFNYPG from the coding sequence ATGACGGTTTACCAGACCCACGCGTATAAGCACGGTGTAGGTTGGAGTACTTGGCACTTTCAGTGGGTGACCAAGTACCGTCGTAAAGTCTTTGAAGATGTTGAACTTCAAAAGCTTTGCGAAATCTTCCTATATGAAATAGCCAAGCGTCACGACTTCGCTATTGATGAACTGGAAGTAGCACTCGACCATGTTCATGTGGTCGCGTCGCTACGCCCCAGCATGAGCCCGTCTCATGCTGTACAGCTTATGAAGGGCTACACTGCTCGTATGCTCTTCATAGCAGAACCAGAAAAGCTTGGAAGATTTTACTGGGAAAGAAAGGGCAAGCGTAGTCTTTGGGGTGATGGTAAGTTTATCGCCTCAGTAGGCCACATAACTTTGCAAATGGCCAAAGATTACGTAAAGAATCACGAGGCTCGCCACGCCAAAAACCATAGTTATCAGAAGAATCCCCACCCTTTAGGGTTGGGGAGCTTCAATTATCCGGGATAG